A window of the Eremothecium cymbalariae DBVPG#7215 chromosome 5, complete sequence genome harbors these coding sequences:
- the KIN3 gene encoding serine/threonine protein kinase KIN3 (similar to Ashbya gossypii AER222C), with amino-acid sequence MLELAEDNKIYEELFPKQFGRSQQNEFKVLEEIGRGSFGSVRKVLHIPTSRLMVRKEIQYGNMNTKERQQLISECSILARLRHENIVEFYSWDHPASGRVNSNGTTFQGEVLYLYMEYCSCGDLSQMIKHYKNQRKYIKEKNVWRITVQILMALHKCHTSRDLPQLETIYDMCDEGSANSHLVIHRDLKPGNIFLTSSEEEAKEFGRGGNNVEYGKVYVKLGDFGLAKSLQSSIEFATTYVGTPYYMSPEVLMDQPYSPLSDIWSLGCVIYEMCALQVPFQAKNFMELQTKIKQGYVEPLPDHYSSELQDVIEACINVDQAMRPSAFELLQRIQLKIARKSLELEKFERHLLVYERELTKIGEMLEMQARDYDREINGRRLRYRKDFETAVDKRVKEFMSGKRYQEAPEFQDRYNVRMPINPWRSDRKM; translated from the coding sequence ATGTTAGAACTTGCTGAAGACAATAAGATATATGAGGAACTGTTCCCTAAGCAATTCGGTCGCTCACAGCaaaatgaatttaaagTCCTCGAAGAGATTGGGCGTGGTTCTTTTGGGTCTGTACGCAAAGTGCTTCATATTCCGACTTCGAGGTTAATGGTTCGTAAGGAAATCCAATATGGGAACATGAATACTAAGGAACGTCAACAACTTATATCGGAATGTTCAATTTTAGCAAGATTACGGCATGAAAACATAGTTGAGTTTTATAGTTGGGACCATCCAGCTTCTGGAAGAGTAAATTCCAATGGTACCACTTTCCAGGGAGAAGTTTTGTATCTTTACATGGAGTATTGCTCCTGTGGTGATCTCTCCCAAATGATAAAACACTATAAGAACCAACGCAAGtatataaaagaaaaaaatgtTTGGAGAATTACAGTTCAAATTTTAATGGCATTGCATAAATGTCATACATCTCGTGATTTACCTCAATTAGAGACAATTTATGACATGTGTGATGAGGGATCAGCAAATAGTCACTTAGTCATTCATAGAGACTTGAAACCAGGGAATATCTTCTTAACTAGTTCCGAAGAAGAGGCCAAGGAATTTGGTCGTGGTGGAAACAATGTTGAATATGGCAAGGTGTATGTGAAATTAGGTGATTTCGGCCTTGCAAAATCGCTGCAATCAAGCATTGAGTTTGCTACAACATATGTGGGCACACCATATTACATGTCACCAGAGGTCTTGATGGACCAACCATATAGTCCACTTAGCGATATTTGGTCTCTTGGGTGCGTTATTTACGAGATGTGCGCATTACAAGTGCCTTTCCAAGCTAAGAATTTTATGGAACTACAAACGAAGATCAAACAAGGTTACGTTGAACCATTACCCGATCACTATAGTAGTGAATTACAAGATGTAATAGAAGCATGTATCAATGTTGACCAAGCTATGCGTCCCAGTGCCTTTGAATTACTTCAGAGGATTCAATTGAAGATAGCAAGAAAGTCATTGGAATTAGAGAAGTTCGAAAGACATTTATTAGTTTATGAAAGAGAATTGACCAAAATAGGAGAAATGTTGGAAATGCAAGCCAGAGATTATGACAGGGAAATAAACGGTCGCAGGCTACGATACCGTAAAGATTTCGAGACTGCAGTAGACAAAAGAGTCAAGGAATTCATGAGTGGGAAAAGATACCAAGAAGCTCCTGAATTCCAAGATCGATACAACGTTCGCATGCCTATAAACCCATGGCGATCAGATAGGAAAATgtga